From Rhinolophus sinicus isolate RSC01 linkage group LG15, ASM3656204v1, whole genome shotgun sequence, the proteins below share one genomic window:
- the SREBF1 gene encoding sterol regulatory element-binding protein 1 isoform X2 — translation MDEAPFSEAALKQALAEPCELDAALLTDIEDMLQLINNQDSDFPGLFDPPYAGGEAGGTDPPSPEATSPGSLSPTHVAMKSPLEAFLGGPKATPSPVSPPQPAPALKMYPPVPAFSPGPGIKEEPVPLTILQPPAPKPLPGTLLPQSFPTPAPPQFSSAPVLGYPSPPGGFSTGTPPGSTPQLLPGLPGAPPISLHTQVQSAAPQQLLTAAATPTVGPGTTTVTSQIQQVPVLLQPHFIKADSLLLTTMKTDMKAAGVSSLAPGTAVQTGPLQTLVSGGTILATVPLVVDADKLPINRLVASGKTLGSAQSRGEKRTAHNAIEKRYRSSINDKIIELKDLVVGTEAKLNKSAVLRKAIDYIRFLQQSNQKLKQENLGLRTAAHKSKSLKDLVSACGSGGNLDVPMEGIKPEVVDTLSPPPSDAGSPSQSSPLSLGSRNSGSGGSGSDSEPDSPVFEDSQVKPEQLPSPHSRGMLDRSRLALCALVFVCLSCNPLASLLGSWGLSGPSYATSIHQGSGRNMLGTEDRGLCLPPDGPGWAPWLLSPLVWLTNGLLVLVALALLFVYGEPVTRPHSGPAVHFWRHRKQADLDLARGDFAQAAQQLWLALRALGRPLPTSHLDLACSLLWNLIRHLLQRLWVGRWLAGRAGGLQRDCILQADARTSARDAALVYHKLHQLHTMGKYTGGHIAATNLALSALNLAECSGDTLSVATLAEIYVAAALRVKTSLPRALHFLTRFFLSSARQACLAQSGSVPLAMQWLCHPVGHRFFVDGDWAVCSPPRESLYSSAGNPVDPLAQVTQLFREHLLERALNCVAQPSPSPASADGDREFSDALGYLQLLTSCCDAAGAPACGFSVSSSMAATTGTDPVAKWWASLTAVVTHWLRQDEEAAERLYPLVEHLPLALQESEKPLPRAALHSFRAARALLGRGKAESGPASLTVCEKASEYLQDSLATTPVGSSIDKAMQLLLCDLLLVARTSLWRRQQLPAPAQALQGPSNGAQASALELRGFQRDLSGLRRLAQSFRPAMRRVFLHEATARLMAGASPTRTHQLLDRSLRRRAGPCSKGGAGVELEPRPTRREHAEALLLASCYLPPCFLSSPGQRVGMLAEAERMLEKLGDRRLLHDCQQMLMRLGGGTTVTSS, via the exons aCATGCTTCAGCTCATCAACAACCAAGACAGTGACTTCCCTGGCCTGTTTGACCCCCCCTATGCTGGGGGCGAAGCAGGGGGCACAGACCCCCCCAGTCCTGAAGCCACCTCCCCGGGCAGCTTGTCTCCAACTCATGTCGCGATGAAGTCCCCACTCGAAGCCTTCCTGGGAGGGCCTAAGGCAACACCCTcccctgtgtcccctccccagcctgcacCTGCACTGAAGATGTACCCACCTGTGCCTGCCTTCTCCCCTGGGCCTGGTATCAAGGAGGAGCCAGTGCCGCTGACCATCCTGCAGCCCCCCGCCCCGAAGCCCCTGCCAGGGACCCTCCTGCCCCAGAGCTTTCCAACCCCGGCCCCACCGCAGTTCAGCTCTGCCCCTGTGCTGGGCTATCCCAGTCCTCCTGGAGGCTTTTCCACAG GTACACCTCCAGGGAGCACCCCACAGCTGCTGCCTGGCCTGCCAGGGGCCCCACCCATCTCCTTGCACACCCAGGTCCAGAGCGCAGCCCCTCAGCAGCTGTTGACGGCCGCAGCCACCCCCACAGTGGGCCCTGGAACCACCACCGTGACCTCGCAGATCCAGCAGGTCCCG GTCTTGCTGCAGCCCCACTTCATCAAGGCAGACTCTCTGCTCCTGACAACCATGAAAACGGACATGAAGGCAGCGGGTgtcagctccctggcccctggcaCAGCTGTGCAGACAGGACCTTTGCAG ACCCTGGTGAGTGGCGGAACCATCTTGGCGACAGTGCCACTGGTAGTGGACGCTGACAAGCTGCCCATCAACCGGCTGGTGGCCAGTGGCAAGACCTTGGGCTCCGCCCAGAGCCGTGGTGAAAAGCGTACAGCCCACAACGCCATTGAGAAGCGCTATCGCTCCTCCATCAATGACAAGATCATCGAGCTGAAGGACTTGGTAGTGGGCACTGAGGCGAAG CTGAATAAATCTGCTGTCTTGCGTAAGGCCATCGACTACATCCGCTTCCTACAACAGAGCAACCAGAAACTCAAGCAAGAGAACTTGGGTCTGCGCACTGCTGCCCATAAAAGCA AATCTTTGAAGGACCTGGTGTCAGCTTGTGGCAGTGGAGGAAACTTGGACGTGCCCATGGAGGGCATAAAGCCTGAGGTGGTGGACACACTGAGCCCACCACCCTCAGATGCAGGCTCACCCTCCCAGAGCAGCCCCTTGTCCCTTGGCAGCAGGAATAGTGGCAGTGGTGGCAGTGGCAGTGACTCTGAGCCCGACAGCCCAGTCTTCGAGGACAGCCAG GTAAAGCCAGAACAGCTGCCGTCCCCCCACAGCCGGGGCATGCTGGACCGCTCCCGCCTGGCCCTGTGTGCACTTGTCTTCGTCTGTCTCTCCTGCAACCCTTTGGCCTCCCTGCTGGGCAGCTGGGGTCTCTCTGGCCCCTCGTATGCCACCAGCATCCACCAGGGTTCCGGGCGCAACATGCTGGGCACTGAGGACCGAG GCCTCTGTCTGCCCCCAGATGGCCCTGGCTGGGCCCCGTGGCTGCTGTCCCCACTGGTCTGGCTGACCAATGGGCTGCTGGTGCTAGTCGCCTTGGCGCTTCTCTTTGTCTATGGAGAGCCGGTCACGCGGCCCCACTCAGGCCCGGCTGTGCACTTCTGGAGGCATCGCAAGCAGGCTGACCTGGACTTGGCCCGG GGGGACTTTGCCCAGGCCGCCCAGCAGCTGTGGCTGGCCCTGCGAGCGCTGGGCcggcccctgcccacctcccacctggACCTGGCCTGTAGCCTGCTCTGGAACCTCATCCGCCACCTGCTGCAACGTCTCTGGGTGGGCCGTTGGCTGGCAGGCCGGGCAGGGGGCCTGCAAAGGGACTGCATTCTGCAGGCAGATGCCCGTACCAGTGCCCGAGACGCGGCCCTTGTCTACCACAAGCTGCACCAGCTTCACACCATGG GGAAGTACACTGGTGGGCACATTGCTGCCACCAACCTGGCGCTGAGTGCGCTGAACCTGGCAGAATGTTCAGGGGACACTTTGTCTGTGGCCACGCTGGCTGAGATCTATGTGGCTGCCGCGCTAAGGGTCAAGACCAGTCTCCCGCGGGCCTTACATTTTCTGACA CGCTTCTTCCTGAGTAGCGCCCGCCAggcctgcctggcacagagtggctCAGTGCCGCTTGCCATGCAGTGGCTCTGCCACCCTGTGGGCCACCGTTTCTTCGTGGATGGGGACTGGGCCGTGTGCAGCCCCCCAAGGGAGAGCCTGTACAGCTCGGCTGGGAACCCAG TGGACCCCCTGGCCCAGGTGACTCAGCTGTTCCGTGAACATCTCTTGGAACGAGCACTGAACTGTGTGGCCCAGCCTAGCCCCAGCCCCGCATCAGCTGACGGGGACAG GGAATTCTCAGATGCCCTTGGGTACCTGCAGCTACTGACCAGCTGCTGCGACGCCGCCGGGGCCCCAGCCTGCGGCTTCTCCGTCAGCTCCAGCATGGCCGCCACCACTG GCACAGACCCAGTGGCCAAGTGGTGGGCCTCCCTGACTGCTGTGGTGACCCACTGGCTGCGGCAGGATGAGGAGGCAGCCGAACGGCTGTACCCACTGGTGGAACACCTGCCCCTCGCCCTGCAGGAGTCAGA GAAACCCCTGCCCAGGGCGGCTCTGCACTCCTTCAGGGCTGCCCGGGCCCTGCTGGGCCGCGGGAAGGCAGAGTCTGGCCCGGCCAGCCTGACCGTTTGTGAGAAGGCCAGTGAGTACCTGCAGGACAGCCTGGCCACCACACCAGTTGGCAGCTCCATTGAcaag GCCATGCAACTGCTCCTGTGTGACCTGCTCCTTGTGGCACGCACTAGCCTGTGGCGGCGGCAACAGCTGCCTGCACCAGCCCAGGCCTTGCAGGGCCCGAGCAATGGAGCCCAGGCCTCTGCCCTCGAGCTGCGTGGCTTCCAGCGGGACCTGAGTGGCCTGAGGCGTTTGGCGCAGAGCTTCCGGCCAGCCATGCGACGG GTGTTTCTACATGAGGCCACAGCCCGGCTGATGGCAGGGGCCAGTCCCACGCGGACACACCAGCTGCTGGACCGCAGTCTGAGGAGGAGGGCAGGCCCTTGTAGCAAAGGAG GTGCGGGGGTGGAGCTGGAGCCGAGGCCCACGAGGCGGGAGCATGCCGAGGCTCTGCTGCTGGCCTCCTGCTACCTGCCGCCCTGCTTCCTGTCGTCCCCGGGGCAGCGCGTGGGCATGCTGGCCGAGGCGGAGCGCATGCTCGAGAAGCTCGGCGATCGCCGGCTGCTGCACGACTGCCAGCAGATGCTCATGCGCCTGGGCGGCGGGACCACGGTCACCTCCAGCTAG
- the SREBF1 gene encoding sterol regulatory element-binding protein 1 isoform X6: MDEAPFSEAALKQALAEPCELDAALLTDIEDMLQLINNQDSDFPGLFDPPYAGGEAGGTDPPSPEATSPGSLSPTHVAMKSPLEAFLGGPKATPSPVSPPQPAPALKMYPPVPAFSPGPGIKEEPVPLTILQPPAPKPLPGTLLPQSFPTPAPPQFSSAPVLGYPSPPGGFSTGTPPGSTPQLLPGLPGAPPISLHTQVQSAAPQQLLTAAATPTVGPGTTTVTSQIQQVPVLLQPHFIKADSLLLTTMKTDMKAAGVSSLAPGTAVQTGPLQTLVSGGTILATVPLVVDADKLPINRLVASGKTLGSAQSRGEKRTAHNAIEKRYRSSINDKIIELKDLVVGTEAKLNKSAVLRKAIDYIRFLQQSNQKLKQENLGLRTAAHKSKSLKDLVSACGSGGNLDVPMEGIKPEVVDTLSPPPSDAGSPSQSSPLSLGSRNSGSGGSGSDSEPDSPVFEDSQVKPEQLPSPHSRGMLDRSRLALCALVFVCLSCNPLASLLGSWGLSGPSYATSIHQGSGRNMLGTEDRDGPGWAPWLLSPLVWLTNGLLVLVALALLFVYGEPVTRPHSGPAVHFWRHRKQADLDLARGDFAQAAQQLWLALRALGRPLPTSHLDLACSLLWNLIRHLLQRLWVGRWLAGRAGGLQRDCILQADARTSARDAALVYHKLHQLHTMGKYTGGHIAATNLALSALNLAECSGDTLSVATLAEIYVAAALRVKTSLPRALHFLTRFFLSSARQACLAQSGSVPLAMQWLCHPVGHRFFVDGDWAVCSPPRESLYSSAGNPVDPLAQVTQLFREHLLERALNCVAQPSPSPASADGDREFSDALGYLQLLTSCCDAAGAPACGFSVSSSMAATTGTDPVAKWWASLTAVVTHWLRQDEEAAERLYPLVEHLPLALQESEKPLPRAALHSFRAARALLGRGKAESGPASLTVCEKASEYLQDSLATTPVGSSIDKAMQLLLCDLLLVARTSLWRRQQLPAPAQALQGPSNGAQASALELRGFQRDLSGLRRLAQSFRPAMRRVRGWSWSRGPRGGSMPRLCCWPPATCRPASCRPRGSAWACWPRRSACSRSSAIAGCCTTASRCSCAWAAGPRSPPARSPLAARAPALVLSHLGALWLCPGPEPRWQKAAPETPVSTHGLHCLGGRGSGAGDWETLEGFCFLTWEARKGATPPPLPAPHRDERRPGWC; this comes from the exons aCATGCTTCAGCTCATCAACAACCAAGACAGTGACTTCCCTGGCCTGTTTGACCCCCCCTATGCTGGGGGCGAAGCAGGGGGCACAGACCCCCCCAGTCCTGAAGCCACCTCCCCGGGCAGCTTGTCTCCAACTCATGTCGCGATGAAGTCCCCACTCGAAGCCTTCCTGGGAGGGCCTAAGGCAACACCCTcccctgtgtcccctccccagcctgcacCTGCACTGAAGATGTACCCACCTGTGCCTGCCTTCTCCCCTGGGCCTGGTATCAAGGAGGAGCCAGTGCCGCTGACCATCCTGCAGCCCCCCGCCCCGAAGCCCCTGCCAGGGACCCTCCTGCCCCAGAGCTTTCCAACCCCGGCCCCACCGCAGTTCAGCTCTGCCCCTGTGCTGGGCTATCCCAGTCCTCCTGGAGGCTTTTCCACAG GTACACCTCCAGGGAGCACCCCACAGCTGCTGCCTGGCCTGCCAGGGGCCCCACCCATCTCCTTGCACACCCAGGTCCAGAGCGCAGCCCCTCAGCAGCTGTTGACGGCCGCAGCCACCCCCACAGTGGGCCCTGGAACCACCACCGTGACCTCGCAGATCCAGCAGGTCCCG GTCTTGCTGCAGCCCCACTTCATCAAGGCAGACTCTCTGCTCCTGACAACCATGAAAACGGACATGAAGGCAGCGGGTgtcagctccctggcccctggcaCAGCTGTGCAGACAGGACCTTTGCAG ACCCTGGTGAGTGGCGGAACCATCTTGGCGACAGTGCCACTGGTAGTGGACGCTGACAAGCTGCCCATCAACCGGCTGGTGGCCAGTGGCAAGACCTTGGGCTCCGCCCAGAGCCGTGGTGAAAAGCGTACAGCCCACAACGCCATTGAGAAGCGCTATCGCTCCTCCATCAATGACAAGATCATCGAGCTGAAGGACTTGGTAGTGGGCACTGAGGCGAAG CTGAATAAATCTGCTGTCTTGCGTAAGGCCATCGACTACATCCGCTTCCTACAACAGAGCAACCAGAAACTCAAGCAAGAGAACTTGGGTCTGCGCACTGCTGCCCATAAAAGCA AATCTTTGAAGGACCTGGTGTCAGCTTGTGGCAGTGGAGGAAACTTGGACGTGCCCATGGAGGGCATAAAGCCTGAGGTGGTGGACACACTGAGCCCACCACCCTCAGATGCAGGCTCACCCTCCCAGAGCAGCCCCTTGTCCCTTGGCAGCAGGAATAGTGGCAGTGGTGGCAGTGGCAGTGACTCTGAGCCCGACAGCCCAGTCTTCGAGGACAGCCAG GTAAAGCCAGAACAGCTGCCGTCCCCCCACAGCCGGGGCATGCTGGACCGCTCCCGCCTGGCCCTGTGTGCACTTGTCTTCGTCTGTCTCTCCTGCAACCCTTTGGCCTCCCTGCTGGGCAGCTGGGGTCTCTCTGGCCCCTCGTATGCCACCAGCATCCACCAGGGTTCCGGGCGCAACATGCTGGGCACTGAGGACCGAG ATGGCCCTGGCTGGGCCCCGTGGCTGCTGTCCCCACTGGTCTGGCTGACCAATGGGCTGCTGGTGCTAGTCGCCTTGGCGCTTCTCTTTGTCTATGGAGAGCCGGTCACGCGGCCCCACTCAGGCCCGGCTGTGCACTTCTGGAGGCATCGCAAGCAGGCTGACCTGGACTTGGCCCGG GGGGACTTTGCCCAGGCCGCCCAGCAGCTGTGGCTGGCCCTGCGAGCGCTGGGCcggcccctgcccacctcccacctggACCTGGCCTGTAGCCTGCTCTGGAACCTCATCCGCCACCTGCTGCAACGTCTCTGGGTGGGCCGTTGGCTGGCAGGCCGGGCAGGGGGCCTGCAAAGGGACTGCATTCTGCAGGCAGATGCCCGTACCAGTGCCCGAGACGCGGCCCTTGTCTACCACAAGCTGCACCAGCTTCACACCATGG GGAAGTACACTGGTGGGCACATTGCTGCCACCAACCTGGCGCTGAGTGCGCTGAACCTGGCAGAATGTTCAGGGGACACTTTGTCTGTGGCCACGCTGGCTGAGATCTATGTGGCTGCCGCGCTAAGGGTCAAGACCAGTCTCCCGCGGGCCTTACATTTTCTGACA CGCTTCTTCCTGAGTAGCGCCCGCCAggcctgcctggcacagagtggctCAGTGCCGCTTGCCATGCAGTGGCTCTGCCACCCTGTGGGCCACCGTTTCTTCGTGGATGGGGACTGGGCCGTGTGCAGCCCCCCAAGGGAGAGCCTGTACAGCTCGGCTGGGAACCCAG TGGACCCCCTGGCCCAGGTGACTCAGCTGTTCCGTGAACATCTCTTGGAACGAGCACTGAACTGTGTGGCCCAGCCTAGCCCCAGCCCCGCATCAGCTGACGGGGACAG GGAATTCTCAGATGCCCTTGGGTACCTGCAGCTACTGACCAGCTGCTGCGACGCCGCCGGGGCCCCAGCCTGCGGCTTCTCCGTCAGCTCCAGCATGGCCGCCACCACTG GCACAGACCCAGTGGCCAAGTGGTGGGCCTCCCTGACTGCTGTGGTGACCCACTGGCTGCGGCAGGATGAGGAGGCAGCCGAACGGCTGTACCCACTGGTGGAACACCTGCCCCTCGCCCTGCAGGAGTCAGA GAAACCCCTGCCCAGGGCGGCTCTGCACTCCTTCAGGGCTGCCCGGGCCCTGCTGGGCCGCGGGAAGGCAGAGTCTGGCCCGGCCAGCCTGACCGTTTGTGAGAAGGCCAGTGAGTACCTGCAGGACAGCCTGGCCACCACACCAGTTGGCAGCTCCATTGAcaag GCCATGCAACTGCTCCTGTGTGACCTGCTCCTTGTGGCACGCACTAGCCTGTGGCGGCGGCAACAGCTGCCTGCACCAGCCCAGGCCTTGCAGGGCCCGAGCAATGGAGCCCAGGCCTCTGCCCTCGAGCTGCGTGGCTTCCAGCGGGACCTGAGTGGCCTGAGGCGTTTGGCGCAGAGCTTCCGGCCAGCCATGCGACGG GTGCGGGGGTGGAGCTGGAGCCGAGGCCCACGAGGCGGGAGCATGCCGAGGCTCTGCTGCTGGCCTCCTGCTACCTGCCGCCCTGCTTCCTGTCGTCCCCGGGGCAGCGCGTGGGCATGCTGGCCGAGGCGGAGCGCATGCTCGAGAAGCTCGGCGATCGCCGGCTGCTGCACGACTGCCAGCAGATGCTCATGCGCCTGGGCGGCGGGACCACGGTCACCTCCAGCTAGATCCCCGCTGGCTGCTCGGGCGCCAGCGCTCGTCTTGAGCCACCTCGGCGCCCTTTGGCTGTGTCCCGGGCCGGAGCCTCGATGGCAAAAGGCAGCTCCGGAGACCCCGGTGTCCACCCATGGACTGCATTGTCTTGGCGGACGGGGGAGCGGGGCGGGAGACTGGGAGACCCTGGAGGGCTTTTGCTTCTTGACATGGGAGGCCAGAAAGGGCGCGACCCCGCCGCCACTGCCCGCTCCCCATCGTGACGAGCGGCGGCCAGGATGGTGCTGA
- the SREBF1 gene encoding sterol regulatory element-binding protein 1 isoform X3 produces MDEAPFSEAALKQALAEPCELDAALLTDIEDMLQLINNQDSDFPGLFDPPYAGGEAGGTDPPSPEATSPGSLSPTHVAMKSPLEAFLGGPKATPSPVSPPQPAPALKMYPPVPAFSPGPGIKEEPVPLTILQPPAPKPLPGTLLPQSFPTPAPPQFSSAPVLGYPSPPGGFSTGTPPGSTPQLLPGLPGAPPISLHTQVQSAAPQQLLTAAATPTVGPGTTTVTSQIQQVPVLLQPHFIKADSLLLTTMKTDMKAAGVSSLAPGTAVQTGPLQTLVSGGTILATVPLVVDADKLPINRLVASGKTLGSAQSRGEKRTAHNAIEKRYRSSINDKIIELKDLVVGTEAKLNKSAVLRKAIDYIRFLQQSNQKLKQENLGLRTAAHKSKSLKDLVSACGSGGNLDVPMEGIKPEVVDTLSPPPSDAGSPSQSSPLSLGSRNSGSGGSGSDSEPDSPVFEDSQVKPEQLPSPHSRGMLDRSRLALCALVFVCLSCNPLASLLGSWGLSGPSYATSIHQGSGRNMLGTEDRDGPGWAPWLLSPLVWLTNGLLVLVALALLFVYGEPVTRPHSGPAVHFWRHRKQADLDLARGDFAQAAQQLWLALRALGRPLPTSHLDLACSLLWNLIRHLLQRLWVGRWLAGRAGGLQRDCILQADARTSARDAALVYHKLHQLHTMGKYTGGHIAATNLALSALNLAECSGDTLSVATLAEIYVAAALRVKTSLPRALHFLTRFFLSSARQACLAQSGSVPLAMQWLCHPVGHRFFVDGDWAVCSPPRESLYSSAGNPVDPLAQVTQLFREHLLERALNCVAQPSPSPASADGDREFSDALGYLQLLTSCCDAAGAPACGFSVSSSMAATTGTDPVAKWWASLTAVVTHWLRQDEEAAERLYPLVEHLPLALQESEKPLPRAALHSFRAARALLGRGKAESGPASLTVCEKASEYLQDSLATTPVGSSIDKAMQLLLCDLLLVARTSLWRRQQLPAPAQALQGPSNGAQASALELRGFQRDLSGLRRLAQSFRPAMRRVFLHEATARLMAGASPTRTHQLLDRSLRRRAGPCSKGGAGVELEPRPTRREHAEALLLASCYLPPCFLSSPGQRVGMLAEAERMLEKLGDRRLLHDCQQMLMRLGGGTTVTSS; encoded by the exons aCATGCTTCAGCTCATCAACAACCAAGACAGTGACTTCCCTGGCCTGTTTGACCCCCCCTATGCTGGGGGCGAAGCAGGGGGCACAGACCCCCCCAGTCCTGAAGCCACCTCCCCGGGCAGCTTGTCTCCAACTCATGTCGCGATGAAGTCCCCACTCGAAGCCTTCCTGGGAGGGCCTAAGGCAACACCCTcccctgtgtcccctccccagcctgcacCTGCACTGAAGATGTACCCACCTGTGCCTGCCTTCTCCCCTGGGCCTGGTATCAAGGAGGAGCCAGTGCCGCTGACCATCCTGCAGCCCCCCGCCCCGAAGCCCCTGCCAGGGACCCTCCTGCCCCAGAGCTTTCCAACCCCGGCCCCACCGCAGTTCAGCTCTGCCCCTGTGCTGGGCTATCCCAGTCCTCCTGGAGGCTTTTCCACAG GTACACCTCCAGGGAGCACCCCACAGCTGCTGCCTGGCCTGCCAGGGGCCCCACCCATCTCCTTGCACACCCAGGTCCAGAGCGCAGCCCCTCAGCAGCTGTTGACGGCCGCAGCCACCCCCACAGTGGGCCCTGGAACCACCACCGTGACCTCGCAGATCCAGCAGGTCCCG GTCTTGCTGCAGCCCCACTTCATCAAGGCAGACTCTCTGCTCCTGACAACCATGAAAACGGACATGAAGGCAGCGGGTgtcagctccctggcccctggcaCAGCTGTGCAGACAGGACCTTTGCAG ACCCTGGTGAGTGGCGGAACCATCTTGGCGACAGTGCCACTGGTAGTGGACGCTGACAAGCTGCCCATCAACCGGCTGGTGGCCAGTGGCAAGACCTTGGGCTCCGCCCAGAGCCGTGGTGAAAAGCGTACAGCCCACAACGCCATTGAGAAGCGCTATCGCTCCTCCATCAATGACAAGATCATCGAGCTGAAGGACTTGGTAGTGGGCACTGAGGCGAAG CTGAATAAATCTGCTGTCTTGCGTAAGGCCATCGACTACATCCGCTTCCTACAACAGAGCAACCAGAAACTCAAGCAAGAGAACTTGGGTCTGCGCACTGCTGCCCATAAAAGCA AATCTTTGAAGGACCTGGTGTCAGCTTGTGGCAGTGGAGGAAACTTGGACGTGCCCATGGAGGGCATAAAGCCTGAGGTGGTGGACACACTGAGCCCACCACCCTCAGATGCAGGCTCACCCTCCCAGAGCAGCCCCTTGTCCCTTGGCAGCAGGAATAGTGGCAGTGGTGGCAGTGGCAGTGACTCTGAGCCCGACAGCCCAGTCTTCGAGGACAGCCAG GTAAAGCCAGAACAGCTGCCGTCCCCCCACAGCCGGGGCATGCTGGACCGCTCCCGCCTGGCCCTGTGTGCACTTGTCTTCGTCTGTCTCTCCTGCAACCCTTTGGCCTCCCTGCTGGGCAGCTGGGGTCTCTCTGGCCCCTCGTATGCCACCAGCATCCACCAGGGTTCCGGGCGCAACATGCTGGGCACTGAGGACCGAG ATGGCCCTGGCTGGGCCCCGTGGCTGCTGTCCCCACTGGTCTGGCTGACCAATGGGCTGCTGGTGCTAGTCGCCTTGGCGCTTCTCTTTGTCTATGGAGAGCCGGTCACGCGGCCCCACTCAGGCCCGGCTGTGCACTTCTGGAGGCATCGCAAGCAGGCTGACCTGGACTTGGCCCGG GGGGACTTTGCCCAGGCCGCCCAGCAGCTGTGGCTGGCCCTGCGAGCGCTGGGCcggcccctgcccacctcccacctggACCTGGCCTGTAGCCTGCTCTGGAACCTCATCCGCCACCTGCTGCAACGTCTCTGGGTGGGCCGTTGGCTGGCAGGCCGGGCAGGGGGCCTGCAAAGGGACTGCATTCTGCAGGCAGATGCCCGTACCAGTGCCCGAGACGCGGCCCTTGTCTACCACAAGCTGCACCAGCTTCACACCATGG GGAAGTACACTGGTGGGCACATTGCTGCCACCAACCTGGCGCTGAGTGCGCTGAACCTGGCAGAATGTTCAGGGGACACTTTGTCTGTGGCCACGCTGGCTGAGATCTATGTGGCTGCCGCGCTAAGGGTCAAGACCAGTCTCCCGCGGGCCTTACATTTTCTGACA CGCTTCTTCCTGAGTAGCGCCCGCCAggcctgcctggcacagagtggctCAGTGCCGCTTGCCATGCAGTGGCTCTGCCACCCTGTGGGCCACCGTTTCTTCGTGGATGGGGACTGGGCCGTGTGCAGCCCCCCAAGGGAGAGCCTGTACAGCTCGGCTGGGAACCCAG TGGACCCCCTGGCCCAGGTGACTCAGCTGTTCCGTGAACATCTCTTGGAACGAGCACTGAACTGTGTGGCCCAGCCTAGCCCCAGCCCCGCATCAGCTGACGGGGACAG GGAATTCTCAGATGCCCTTGGGTACCTGCAGCTACTGACCAGCTGCTGCGACGCCGCCGGGGCCCCAGCCTGCGGCTTCTCCGTCAGCTCCAGCATGGCCGCCACCACTG GCACAGACCCAGTGGCCAAGTGGTGGGCCTCCCTGACTGCTGTGGTGACCCACTGGCTGCGGCAGGATGAGGAGGCAGCCGAACGGCTGTACCCACTGGTGGAACACCTGCCCCTCGCCCTGCAGGAGTCAGA GAAACCCCTGCCCAGGGCGGCTCTGCACTCCTTCAGGGCTGCCCGGGCCCTGCTGGGCCGCGGGAAGGCAGAGTCTGGCCCGGCCAGCCTGACCGTTTGTGAGAAGGCCAGTGAGTACCTGCAGGACAGCCTGGCCACCACACCAGTTGGCAGCTCCATTGAcaag GCCATGCAACTGCTCCTGTGTGACCTGCTCCTTGTGGCACGCACTAGCCTGTGGCGGCGGCAACAGCTGCCTGCACCAGCCCAGGCCTTGCAGGGCCCGAGCAATGGAGCCCAGGCCTCTGCCCTCGAGCTGCGTGGCTTCCAGCGGGACCTGAGTGGCCTGAGGCGTTTGGCGCAGAGCTTCCGGCCAGCCATGCGACGG GTGTTTCTACATGAGGCCACAGCCCGGCTGATGGCAGGGGCCAGTCCCACGCGGACACACCAGCTGCTGGACCGCAGTCTGAGGAGGAGGGCAGGCCCTTGTAGCAAAGGAG GTGCGGGGGTGGAGCTGGAGCCGAGGCCCACGAGGCGGGAGCATGCCGAGGCTCTGCTGCTGGCCTCCTGCTACCTGCCGCCCTGCTTCCTGTCGTCCCCGGGGCAGCGCGTGGGCATGCTGGCCGAGGCGGAGCGCATGCTCGAGAAGCTCGGCGATCGCCGGCTGCTGCACGACTGCCAGCAGATGCTCATGCGCCTGGGCGGCGGGACCACGGTCACCTCCAGCTAG